The following coding sequences lie in one Oncorhynchus gorbuscha isolate QuinsamMale2020 ecotype Even-year linkage group LG10, OgorEven_v1.0, whole genome shotgun sequence genomic window:
- the cldn23l gene encoding claudin-23, whose amino-acid sequence MQTPASMVMGIVFAPLGLVLVFMAAITPQWREGQTQLVGVGGAEPRLLLRTDGLWESCLQVAHSELKQCWPVEGAYQSDPQVRLAQGLVLSSLFLCGAGIVLASVGVRCWTDLPLRSVVAAGGLLVALSGLLSLTALGVYTHDLGILGMEQTPPHRPRHRLPQLTLHPAGSLYFGWVGGCVQVVGGVALLLSFKIRPRCPSCSQLKNKQDTEVYDISC is encoded by the coding sequence ATGCAAACCCCGGCCTCCATGGTGATGGGCATCGTGTTCGCCCCTCTGGGCCTGGTGCTGGTCTTCATGGCAGCCATCACGCCCCAGTGGAGGGAGGGGCAGACCCAGCTAGTGGGTGTGGGCGGGGCCGAGCCCCGCCTCCTCCTGCGCACCGATGGCCTATGGGAGAGCTGCCTACAGGTGGCCCACTCGGAATTGAAGCAGTGCTGGCCAGTAGAAGGCGCCTACCAGAGCGACCCACAGGTGAGGCTGGCGCAAGGCCTTGTGCTCAGCTCCTTGTTCCTGTGTGGTGCCGGCATTGTGCTGGCCAGTGTGGGGGTGAGGTGCTGGACCGACCTGCCTCTGAGAAGCGTGGTGGCGGCGGGAGGCCTGCTAGTGGCGCTGTCAGGCCTGCTGAGTCTAACCGCCCTGGGGGTGTACACACACGACCTTGGAATACTGGGGATGGAGCAGACACCCCCCCACAGACCTCGTCATAGGCTGCCACAGCTCACTCTCCACCCGGCCGGGTCGCTCTACTTCGGCTGGGTGGGGGGATGTGTACAGGTGGTGGGGGGGGTGGCGCTACTGCTCAGCTTCAAGATTCGGCCCAGATGTCCCTCCTGCTCACAGCTGAAGAACAAGCAGGACACAGAGGTGTACGACATCAGCTGTTAG